One window of the Trifolium pratense cultivar HEN17-A07 linkage group LG2, ARS_RC_1.1, whole genome shotgun sequence genome contains the following:
- the LOC123907651 gene encoding putative disease resistance protein RGA4 yields MDVVVLSETIGEILKHIDSLKTSSSSDSLKTTSSSGIGLLKGYINQVKVSLESIQSTVKILDVDVIDKEDDKVCLRNLKNAVNDLSDLVEDLYTDPNLPKQSSHSFFRSNSVKDRYKDVQSQIQDIVNLQESIAKLPKQASVKAWEDIKLNQTEIGREKEKKEIIDQLVSLQTKRKTETTPEESHVVIIPVVTIVEFEVVENEELVHLICNDEKVKARFGSQIFVDGEIPQTDVINNDLTNCKDYLVVVKNLKTENGEDVLEKLMTKLQERTIDGVKRAILITTRSKLMANNITTTTRRNTGIYASFASFKPHVLRGLNENESWSLFKSIRGGDVEENGMERKIVMDCGGVPFWIKFTAEFMKKPSGAATTEDVLKKEFLKELKLYYNKFPALQKMCFAFCSLFPRNHLIDVERLMHLWRAEGFVMDVDVPTAEAKLRGCFNDLVEKPIFKDMEEDEGGIVTRCRMQPLMHDLARFVSDQEENITVDPEGERVHEGVLRASFDFSLDVSRGIPPSLFSKAENLRAILLWKTQTLLPKEGETSTSTCDLIFKTFKTTLRMLDLHDMGIKTIPNSIGEMNNLRYLNLSFNTMEKLPSAITKLSNLQTLKLSQCYLLKELPKHIDQLTKLNHLEIDGCLALTHMPSKIRKLGESLQTLSLFVVSKDDLGGLDDLKILNNLRGHLEISHLETPSLKLSRKDTYLNEKKHLKHLTLRWDHKDVLKEKKGDNSTPYETTLDRLEPPTELTTFFLIGYKGKTLSDWFSSLKCLVKLTLYDCTNCTSLPQLDQLAKLRFLELLRLDNLKCISKNTIADEKKATIYFPSLVELTISDCPNLTSWWTEHEEAKNLPYLACLSKLHVSYCPKLICMPLFPDLDEELVLVGSSMKPLHDTIEPATDTITQGTIRCAPFSKLKSLKISNVEQKPPQDPQNEWIKYFNSLEKLDIKEWKHSLPNGFRHLTSLQSLNIESCQELDLDLISSTHEWEGLKNLCSLAIREIPKLEHLPSGVVKVTSLKDLELHNCHDMTSLSEEIDGLKSLDRLVISNCNKLASLPKALEKMKHLKTLIILDCTLLLPRCQPVTGDDWPQIKHIENKQVTETNRGL; encoded by the coding sequence ATGGATGTAGTTGTTCTCAGCGAAACCATTGGTGAAATCCTTAAACATATAGATTCCCTTAAAACAAGCAGCAGCTCAGATTCCCTTAAAACAACCAGCAGCTCAGGCATTGGGTTGTTAAAAGGTTACATCAACCAGGTCAAAGTTTCTCTTGAATCAATCCAATCCACAGTGAAGATCCTAGACGTCGACGTCATAGATAAGGAGGATGATAAGGTCTGCCTACGGAACCTTAAGAATGCAGTCAACGATCTGAGTGATTTGGTGGAGGATCTCTACACGGATCCTAATTTGCCTAAACAAAGCTCACACTCTTTCTTTAGATCCAATTCTGTTAAGGATCGCTACAAAGACGTCCAATCACAGATTCAGGATATAGTGAACCTCCAAGAAAGTATAGCTAAATTGCCCAAACAGGCGTCTGTAAAGGCATGGGAGGATATAAAGTTGAACCAAACTGAAATTGGtagagaaaaggaaaagaaagaaattataGATCAACTTGTGTCGCTccaaaccaaaagaaaaacagaaaCAACACCAGAGGAAAGCCATGTTGTTATTATTCCTGTGGTTACCATTGTTGAGTTCGAAGTAGTTGAGAATGAAGAACTCGTCCATCTCATTTGCAACGACGAGAAAGTCAAAGCTCGCTTCGGCTCACAAATTTTTGTTGATGGCGAAATTCCGCAGACAGATGTCATCAACAACGACCTTACAAACTGCAAAGACTACCTTGTTGTggtgaaaaatttaaaaactgaGAATGGTGAAGATGTTCTGGAAAAGTTGATGACAAAGCTGCAGGAGAGAACCATAGACGGTGTCAAGCGTGCAATACTCATAACCACACGCAGTAAACTCATGGCCAACAATATTACTACTACCACACGTAGAAATACTGGTATATATGCTAGTTTTGCCTCGTTTAAGCCACATGTTCTCCGGGGGCTAAACGAAAATGAATCTTGGTCACTGTTTAAGAGCATTCGTGGTGGTGATGTCGAGGAGAATGGAATGGAAAGAAAAATTGTGATGGATTGTGGCGGAGTTCCTTTTTGGATAAAATTCACTGcagagtttatgaaaaaaccTAGTGGTGCTGCCACAACTGAAGATGTTTTGAAGAAGGAGTTTCTAAAAGAGCTTAAGTTATACTACAACAAATTTCCAGCGCTTCAGAAGATGTGTTTTGCATTTTGTTCATTGTTTCCTCGCAATCATTTGATTGATGTTGAAAGATTAATGCATCTCTGGAGAGCAGAAGGATTTGTCATGGATGTAGATGTACCAACCGCAGAAGCAAAGTTACGTGGATGTTTCAACGACTTGGTTGAGAAGCCAATTTTCAAAGACATGGAAGAAGACGAGGGTGGTATTGTGACAAGATGTAGAATGCAACCTTTAATGCATGATCTAGCACGGTTTGTATCTGATCAAGAAGAGAACATTACGGTGGACCCAGAAGGGGAAAGAGTTCATGAAGGAGTCCTACGAGCATCATTTGATTTCAGTTTGGACGTTTCACGTGGAATTCCACCTTCTTTGTTTTCAAAAGCAGAGAATCTCAGGGCTATTCTCTTGTGGAAGACACAAACATTGCTTCCTAAGGAGGGAGAAACGAGCACTTCCACTTGTGATCTAATCTTCAAAACCTTCAAGACCACTCTCCGAATGTTGGATCTCCATGACATGGGAATTAAGACAATTCCTAACTCTATTGGGGAAATGAATAATTTGAGGTATCTTAACCTTTCCTTTAATACCATGGAGAAGCTACCTAGTGCCATTACCAAACTTTCCAATTTGCAAACTTTGAAACTATCCCAGTGTTATCTCCTCAAGGAATTACCAAAGCATATTGACCAACTAACTAAACTCAATCATCTTGAGATAGATGGATGTTTGGCTCTCACTCACATGCCTAGCAAAATACGAAAGTTGGGAGAATCTCTTCAGACATTGTCACTATTTGTGGTTAGTAAGGACGACTTGGGTGGCCTTGACGACCTTAAAATTCTCAACAACTTAAGAGGCCACTTGGAAATTTCTCATCTTGAAACACCCAGTTTGAAGCTTTCACGGAAGGATACTTATCTCAATGAGAAAAAACACCTTAAACATCTAACGTTGAGATGGGATCACAAGGATGTCCTGAAGGAGAAGAAGGGAGATAATAGTACTCCATATGAGACCACACTTGACCGTCTTGAGCCTCCCACTGAACTGACAACATTTTTCCTTATAGGGTATAAAGGTAAAACTCTTTCAGATTGGTTTTCTTCATTAAAGTGCCTTGTTAAGTTAACCTTGTATGACTGCACCAATTGCACATCTCTTCCGCAACTTGATCAACTTGCAAAGCTTAGATTTCTAGAACTTCTAAGGTTGGACAATCTGAAATGCATTTCTAAAAATACCATTGCAGATGAAAAAAAAGCTACAATATACTTTCCATCTCTAGTGGAACTCACAATCTCAGATTGCCCTAATCTTACGAGTTGGTGGACAGAGCATGAAGAGGCCAAAAATTTACCCTATTTGGCTTGCCTTTCAAAGTTACATGTAAGTTACTGCCCTAAACTAATTTGCATGCCCCTTTTTCCTGATCTTGATGAAGAGCTAGTTCTCGTGGGTTCAAGCATGAAACCGCTACATGATACAATAGAACCAGCAACTGATACGATAACACAAGGAACTATAAGATGTGCTCCATTTTCCAAACTCAAGTCCCTGAAAATTTCGAATGTTGAACAGAAGCCTCCTCAAGATCCACAAAACGAGTGGATCAAATACTTCAATTCTCTAGAGAAACTTGACATTAAAGAGTGGAAACATTCTCTTCCCAATGGTTTTCGTCATCTTACGTCACTCCAGAGTCTTAACATTGAGAGTTGTCAAGAACTTGATCTTGACCTGATCTCAAGTACTCATGAATGGGAAGGTCTGAAAAACTTGTGTTCTCTTGCCATAAGAGAAATTCCAAAACTTGAGCATCTTCCGTCGGGTGTTGTCAAGGTAACGTCTCTTAAAGATCTTGAACTTCATAATTGTCATGACATGACTTCTTTATCCGAAGAGATAGACGGCCTTAAATCACTTGATAGATTGGTGATTTCTAATTGCAACAAGTTGGCTTCGCTTCCGAAAGCATTAGAAAAGATGAAGCATTTGAAAACTTTAATCATTTTGGACTGCACTTTGTTATTGCCAAGGTGTCAGCCAGTTACCGGTGATGATTGGCCACAAATTAAGCACATAGAAAATAAACAAGTCACTGAAACGAATCGAGGACTTTGA